Genomic segment of Thermogemmata fonticola:
AAGCGAATCGTCTCCGGCCACTGGGATAACTCCCCTTCCGCCGCGGCATAGAGCAGGGGCAACAGATCGCTCTGCAACCGCATCATCAAGGGTTGAGTTTCGGGATCGCCGAAGCGGCAGTTGAACTCCAGCACACGCGGACCTTGGCTGGTGAGCATCAAACCGGCGTAGAGCACACCCTGGAAGGAGCGGTGTCCGCGTTTGAGAGCATGGATGGTCGGTATGAAAATCTGCCGTTCGATGTCGCGCATCAATTCCGGTGTGGCTCGTGGGGCGGGGCAGTAGGCTCCCATCCCCCCGGTATTCGGCCCTTGGTCGCCGTCAAAGGCCGCTTTGTGATCCTGACAGGCAGGCAGCATGACCAGTGTCCGCCCGCTGACAATGGCCAGCACGGATAATTCTTCGCCTTCTAGCTTTTTTTCCACGACAATGCGCCGTCCCGCGGCAGCTCCGAATTCCTCCTCGGTCATGATGCGCCGAACAGCGCGCACTGCTTCCGCCGCATCCCGGCAGACGATGACTCCCTTGCCCGCCGCTAGTCCATCCGCTTTGACCACCACCGGGTAGTCCCGTGTCTCGATATAGACCCGTGCCGGCTCGGGATGATCAAACACTTGAAATTCCGCCGTCGGCACGTAGGCATGGCGCATCAGTTCCTTGGCAAAGACCTTGCTGGCCTCGATCTGAGCTGCCGCAGCGGACGGCCCGAATACGCGGATTCCTTTAGACCGCAAATGGTCGGCCAAACCCGCCGCGAGGGGTTCTTCCGGTCCGATGACCACCAAATCGATCTGTTCCTTGAGGCACAATCGAGCCAGGCGATCCTTATCCAAAGGGGCGATTGCGACATTGATCGCTCCCTCGTCGGCGGTCCCGGCATTCCCCGGCGCACAGAACAACCGTCCCAAGTGTGGAGATTGTTTCAATTTCCACGCCAACGCA
This window contains:
- the purD gene encoding phosphoribosylamine--glycine ligase; translation: MDDRSGRAQGASLTKPEGAAEGTSAPRWNVLVIGKGGREHALAWKLKQSPHLGRLFCAPGNAGTADEGAINVAIAPLDKDRLARLCLKEQIDLVVIGPEEPLAAGLADHLRSKGIRVFGPSAAAAQIEASKVFAKELMRHAYVPTAEFQVFDHPEPARVYIETRDYPVVVKADGLAAGKGVIVCRDAAEAVRAVRRIMTEEEFGAAAGRRIVVEKKLEGEELSVLAIVSGRTLVMLPACQDHKAAFDGDQGPNTGGMGAYCPAPRATPELMRDIERQIFIPTIHALKRGHRSFQGVLYAGLMLTSQGPRVLEFNCRFGDPETQPLMMRLQSDLLPLLYAAAEGELSQWPETIRFDPRPAVCVVLCSGGYPGKYETGKVIHGVAEAEALPDVKVFHAGTRRDEQGRLVTDGGRVLGVTALGQDLREARERAYEAVRRIHFPGMHYRTDIGLKALSVPG